A single Biomphalaria glabrata chromosome 2, xgBioGlab47.1, whole genome shotgun sequence DNA region contains:
- the LOC106066325 gene encoding ER lumen protein-retaining receptor 2 isoform X1 codes for MNIFRLIGDMSHLLAIILLLLKMWKTRSCAGISGKSQILFALVFASRYLDLFTSFVSVYNSVMKIFFISTSLLTVYLMYFKFRATYDSNHDTFRVEFLVIPVGGLAFLVNHEFSPLEILWTFSIYLESVAILPQLFMMSKTGEAETITSHYLFALGSYRALYILNWVYRYYFEGFFDLIAVVAGCVQTILYCDFFYLYITKGFGKESGIERKADHLTGINIV; via the exons ATGAATATCTTTCGACTTATCGGTGATATGTCCCATCTTTTAGCAATAATTTTACTATTGCTAAAGATGTGGAAAACTCGATCATGTGCAG GTATCTCTGGAAAAAGTCAAATACTTTTTGCACTGGTGTTTGCATCACGTTATCTGGATCTCTTTACAAGCTTCGTTTCTGTCTACAACTCTGTCATGAAAATATTCTTCATTTCAACATCTTTATTGACTGTTTATCTCATGTACTTCAAGTTTAGAGCAACTTACGACTCTAACCATGATACTTTCCGAGTTGAATTCCTTGTGATTCCTGTTGGAGGATTAGCTTTCTTGGTTAATCATGAATTTAGTCCACTTGAG ATTCTCTGGACCTTCTCTATTTACCTTGAGTCAGTGGCTATTTTACCTCAGCTCTTTATGATGAGCAAAACTGGTGAAGCTGAGACAATTACATCACACTATTTATTTGCTCTAG GATCCTACAGAGCCCTGTACATACTGAACTGGGTTTACCGATACTATTTCGAAGGATTCTTTGACTTAATAGCCGTAGTTGCCGGTTGTGTACAGACTATTCTGTACTGTGACTTCTTCTACTTGTACATCACAAAAG GTTTTGGCAAGGAGTCAGG TATTGAAAGGAAAGCGGATCACCTTACCGGCATAAATATTGTATGA
- the LOC106066325 gene encoding ER lumen protein-retaining receptor 2 isoform X2, translating into MNIFRLIGDMSHLLAIILLLLKMWKTRSCAGISGKSQILFALVFASRYLDLFTSFVSVYNSVMKIFFISTSLLTVYLMYFKFRATYDSNHDTFRVEFLVIPVGGLAFLVNHEFSPLEILWTFSIYLESVAILPQLFMMSKTGEAETITSHYLFALGSYRALYILNWVYRYYFEGFFDLIAVVAGCVQTILYCDFFYLYITKVLKGKRITLPA; encoded by the exons ATGAATATCTTTCGACTTATCGGTGATATGTCCCATCTTTTAGCAATAATTTTACTATTGCTAAAGATGTGGAAAACTCGATCATGTGCAG GTATCTCTGGAAAAAGTCAAATACTTTTTGCACTGGTGTTTGCATCACGTTATCTGGATCTCTTTACAAGCTTCGTTTCTGTCTACAACTCTGTCATGAAAATATTCTTCATTTCAACATCTTTATTGACTGTTTATCTCATGTACTTCAAGTTTAGAGCAACTTACGACTCTAACCATGATACTTTCCGAGTTGAATTCCTTGTGATTCCTGTTGGAGGATTAGCTTTCTTGGTTAATCATGAATTTAGTCCACTTGAG ATTCTCTGGACCTTCTCTATTTACCTTGAGTCAGTGGCTATTTTACCTCAGCTCTTTATGATGAGCAAAACTGGTGAAGCTGAGACAATTACATCACACTATTTATTTGCTCTAG GATCCTACAGAGCCCTGTACATACTGAACTGGGTTTACCGATACTATTTCGAAGGATTCTTTGACTTAATAGCCGTAGTTGCCGGTTGTGTACAGACTATTCTGTACTGTGACTTCTTCTACTTGTACATCACAAAAG TATTGAAAGGAAAGCGGATCACCTTACCGGCATAA
- the LOC106062168 gene encoding DNA polymerase subunit gamma-2, mitochondrial-like has translation MTSTVKNYANLMPLLKKRGFINIIQNQDTFLNDYGPAGTLLRHNILKQWWDTMVNQQSNVFPMENMLTVALKQANVGQGDVSCIERNNNTYQELLMPDYKSKYLQVLKLTNYRLPFSITSVRSTLSARTPAMTSEIQSQSDLKEFLLGDCNRTRLLLQNFILPSSRNKTFDFWLHLRLSWWKNFSNKPADFHVSSENSKNSQTGSNENGTENGMSPKCINIVYHFPWGMETIEKVHSLGDQPFQDPSNVEQEKYKGLVTGKEPSLPHCIVCDTNLETATAALLVDSYYERRMTSTDSTTRPSMVLKLHSQISPFQIAIAVSNTSTRPSELRHVCHHLEKDFKRNGVSLFNISEQGSTLEAHFKRNDQLGIHYTIIVSDSTISEGLISTRHRDTQIQKSSHIGTVVEDIKRNLSARLEHHS, from the exons ATGACCTCTACAGTGAAAAACTACGCTAATCTGATGCCTTTGCTGAAAAAAAGAGGTTTCATCAATATCATTCAAAATCAAGATACCTTCCTCAACGATTATGGACCCGCAGGGACACTTCTGAGACATAATATTCTTAAACAATG gTGGGATACAATGGTAAATCAACAAAGTAATGTATTTCCTATGGAAAATATGTTAACAGTAGCTTTGAAACAAGCTAATGTGGGTCAAGGAGATGTAAG TTGTATTGAAAGAAACAATAATACATATCAAGAATTACTTATGCCAG ATTACAAATCCAAGTACTTACAAGTATTAAAGTTGACAAACTATCGACTACCTTTTTCAATCACTAGTGTTAGGTCAACTTTGTCTGCCAGGACACCAGCTATGACTTCTGAGATACAGAGTCAGTCTGACTTGAAGGAATTTCTTTTGGG AGATTGTAATAGAACCAGACTTCTGCTTCAGAATTTTATTCTTCCTTCCAGTAGAAACAAAACTTTTGATTTCTGGCTACATCTGAGATTATCTTGGTGGAAAAAT TTTTCTAATAAGCCTGCCGATTTTCATGTCAGCTCAGAGAATTCCAAAAATAGCCAGACTGGCAGCAATGAGAATGGTACTGAGAATGGAATGAGTCCAAAGTGTATTAATATAGTCTATCACTTCCCATGGGGAATGGAGACAATTGAAAAAGTGCATAGCTTGGGAGACCAGCCTTTTCAAGATCCCAGCAATGTTGAACAGGAGAAATATAAA GGTTTAGTCACTGGCAAGGAGCCCAGCCTACCTCACTGTATTGTCTGTGACACAAACCTGGAGACTGCCACAGCTGCTCTTTTAGTGGACAGCTATTATGAGCGGCGGATGACCTCTACTGACAGCACAACCAGACCTAGTATG GTATTGAAGCTGCACTCCCAAATAAGTCCATTTCAAATTGCAATAGCTGTCAGTAATACATCAACAAGGCCAAGTGAGTTGCGTCATGTGTGCCACCATTTAGAGAAAGATTTCAAGAGAAATGGAGTGTCATTATTCAATATATCTGAACAAGGTAGCACATTAGAGGCCCATTTTaaaag AAATGATCAGCTAGGCATCCATTACACCATCATTGTTAGTGACAGTACCATCAGTGAAGGTTTGATCAGTACTAGACAcagagatacacaaattcag aaatcaaGCCATATAGGAACAGTTGTAGAAGATATAAAAAGAAATCTCAGTGCCAGGTTGGAGCATCACTCTTAA